The genomic interval GGTGGTAAAGGAAACGTGATTATCGAAATCGCAGAAAAAGAACATCCGTTATTTTTACGCCAAGGTGATGATATCGTTGTGGAAGTGCCGATAAGCGTCACAACAGCGGTATTGGGTGGTGAGATTGAAGTACCAACTCTACAGGGATCTAGAAAAGTGAAAATCCCAGCTGGTGTCCAACATGGTGAGGTTATTCGGGTTAAAAATTTAGGCCTGAAAAGAACATCTGGTGGTCGAGGTGATTTACTAGTTCGGATTGCAATACATGTCCCTAAGACAATTTCAACGACTGAGAAAAATCTCTATAAAGAATTAGAAAAATTACGCACGGAAACAATTCCGGGACCAAGAAAACCAACTTTGTAATTAATATGGAGTTATACTACGCGCCGAAATCGAGTATTGAAAACAATTTAATAAAAATTACCGGCGAAGAGTTTCATCACATCAAAAATGTGATGCGTCACAAGGTAGGTGATGTAATTTATGTCACGGATGGCGAAGGAACTGAATACCGCGCAGAAATTGAAAAAATCACTAAGACCTATATTCAACTCCAAATACTTAATAAATCAATTGGCCAACGAGAACCAAAGATAAAGGTTACATTAGCTCAATGTCTCATCAAAGGCAATCGCATGGACATTGTTATTGAAAAGACTACAGAACTGGGTATATACGGCATAATTCCTGTAGTATCACACCGAACTATTGCTCGAATGACTGACAATAAAAAACAACATTTTCAAAATATTATGATTTCGGCTATGAAATCTTCAACCCGAACTTATCTACCTAAATTGCATGACGAAATAACCTATCAGGACTTACTAAACACTACCAATCGCTACGATTTAACACTTTTGGGTTGGGAAGCTGAAACCAAACTTCATTTGATGGATGTTAATCTTAATAATTGCAAT from candidate division WOR-3 bacterium carries:
- a CDS encoding RsmE family RNA methyltransferase; the encoded protein is MELYYAPKSSIENNLIKITGEEFHHIKNVMRHKVGDVIYVTDGEGTEYRAEIEKITKTYIQLQILNKSIGQREPKIKVTLAQCLIKGNRMDIVIEKTTELGIYGIIPVVSHRTIARMTDNKKQHFQNIMISAMKSSTRTYLPKLHDEITYQDLLNTTNRYDLTLLGWEAETKLHLMDVNLNNCNNILLITGPEGGFTDEEIALAKSKDIMLFSLGPRRLRAETASIMALSVILAKGKC